A single genomic interval of Cucumis sativus cultivar 9930 chromosome 7, Cucumber_9930_V3, whole genome shotgun sequence harbors:
- the LOC101216351 gene encoding pirin-like protein, translated as MPEKEIHNVVIHPRLVVRKFLARPQHEGLGAIVRRSIGRFELKYFDPFLVLDEFSVTAPAGFPDHPHRGFETVTYMLQGSVTHEDFEGHKGTIGAGDLQWMTAGRGIVHSEMPAAQGTQKGLQLWINLSSKNKMIEPNYQEVSSKGIPEASKDGVRVKVIAGEALGAKSPIYTRTPTMYLDFTLKPKAYVQQPIPSSWNAFVYILEGEGVFGNSKATSTTEHNLLLLGYGDGLEVWNKSGKPLRFILVGGEPLSEPVVQFGPFVMNTQEEIDQTIDDFDNYSNGFEKARHWRSEAGISLGF; from the exons atgccTGAGAAAGAGATTCACAATGTTGTTATACACCCTCGTCTTGTTGTTAGAAAGTTTCTGGCTAGGCCTCAGCATGAAGGCTTGGGCGCCATTGTTAGAAGGAGCATTGGAAG GTTTGAGCTGAAATACTTTGACCCTTTTCTGGTTTTGGATGAATTTTCAG TTACTGCCCCAGCTGGGTTCCCAGATCATCCACATAGAG GATTTGAGACTGTGACCTACATGCTGCAG GGAAGTGTGACACATGAAGATTTTGAAGGTCACAAGGGAACAATTGGTGCAGGCGACTTGCAATGGATGACTGCAGGCAGAGGAATTGTACATTCAGAAATGCCTGCAGCCCAAGGTACCCAAAAGGGCCTCCAACTATGGATCAATCTATCTTCCAAGAACAAAAT GATTGAGCCAAATTACCAAGAAGTTTCAAGCAAGGGAATTCCAGAAGCTTCAAAAGATGGAGTGAGAGTGAAAGTCATTGCTGGTGAGGCATTGGGAGCAAAATCACCAATCTACACAAGAACTCCAACCATGTACTTGGACTTCACTCTCAAGCCAAAAGCGTATGTCCAACAGCCAATCCCGTCGTCTTGGAATGCATTCGTGTACATTCTTGAAGGCGAAGGTGTCTTCGGAAACTCAAAGGCAACATCAACAACAGAGCAtaaccttcttcttctcggGTACGGGGATGGTTTAGAGGTCTGGAATAAGTCGGGCAAGCCTCTTAGGTTCATTTTGGTAGGAGGTGAACCATTGAGTGAGCCTGTTGTGCAATTTGGGCCATTTGTGATGAACACTCAAGAAGAAATTGACCAAACAATTGatgattttgataattatagCAATGGGTTTGAGAAAGCAAGGCATTGGAGATCAGAAGCTGGGATTTCTCTTGGGttctaa